In Rana temporaria chromosome 3, aRanTem1.1, whole genome shotgun sequence, a single window of DNA contains:
- the LOC120930443 gene encoding uncharacterized mitochondrial protein AtMg00860-like, producing the protein MVLCCLRQHGLYAKPEKCEFERQSIQFLGLVISTEGFKMDPQKVTAVLDWPAPSDKKGVQRFVGFANFYKRFIKGFSAIISPITQLTKQNIRFHWNSEAQAAFSTLKELFTSASILSHLDPTLPYLLEIDASETAVGAVISQR; encoded by the coding sequence ATGGTACTCTGCTGCCTCCGTCAGCATGGGTTATATGCCAAGCCAGAAAAGTGTGAATTTGAGCGGCAGAGTATTCAGTTCTTGGGCTTGGTTATTTCCACGGAGGGGTTCAAGATGGACCCACAAAAGGTAACAGCTGTTCTGGATTGGCCTGCACCCTCAGACAAGAAAGGGGTGCAGCGTTTTGTTGGCTTTGCAAATTTTTACAAGAGATTTATAAAAGGATTCTCTGCAATCATTTCCCCCATTACTCAGCTCACAAAACAGAACATCCGTTTCCACTGGAACTCCGAGGCCCAGGCTGCCTTTTCTACACTGAAGGAACTTTTTACCTCTGCTTCCATCCTGAGCCACCTAGATCCCACACTACCTTACTTACTCGAGATAGATGCTTCGGAAACAGCGGTAGGGGCAGTTATCTCCCAGCGTTAA